From the Alloalcanivorax dieselolei B5 genome, one window contains:
- a CDS encoding pyridoxal phosphate-dependent aminotransferase, with amino-acid sequence MRAQPGVNLNLNVRGLGVSATLAINELSNDLLRQGREVFKLGLGQSPFPVPEWVVDALRQHAAEKDYLPVLGLPELRRAVAGYWQRWQGSEFSADDVMIGPGSKELMFILQLVFYGDLVIPTPSWVSYAPQARIVGRPVHWLPTRREDHWKPRAEALDALCRQDPDRPRLVILNSPANPHGYAFTETELRALADVARRYRLILLSDEIYGQLQFNGGHQSISRYYPEGTIVSGGLSKWCGAGGWRLGVFAFPETLQWLRRAMATVASETYTSVSAPIQYAAVTAFQGGMAMDGYLHQSRRILAALAEHHVDLLRGAGVPMASTDGAFYLFPDLSPLTDTLRRRGIEGSVELCASLLEDTGVATLPGEAFGRPPSEPSLRLAFVDFDGGQALEAAAGLEGPLEDAFLRRYCGRCVTAMEKLANWIAA; translated from the coding sequence GTGCGAGCACAGCCGGGCGTCAATCTGAATCTTAATGTGCGTGGTCTCGGTGTGTCCGCGACCCTGGCCATCAACGAGTTGAGCAACGATCTGCTGCGTCAGGGCAGGGAGGTGTTCAAGCTGGGGTTGGGGCAATCGCCGTTCCCGGTGCCCGAATGGGTGGTGGACGCACTGCGTCAACACGCCGCCGAGAAAGATTATCTGCCGGTGCTGGGACTGCCTGAACTGCGCCGGGCGGTGGCCGGCTATTGGCAGCGCTGGCAAGGCTCCGAATTCAGTGCGGACGATGTCATGATCGGTCCGGGTTCCAAGGAGCTGATGTTCATTCTGCAACTGGTGTTTTACGGCGACCTGGTCATCCCCACGCCGAGCTGGGTGTCCTATGCACCGCAGGCACGCATCGTTGGTCGCCCGGTACATTGGTTGCCGACCCGCCGGGAGGATCACTGGAAGCCCCGCGCCGAAGCTCTGGATGCGCTTTGCCGGCAGGATCCGGACCGGCCACGCCTGGTGATTCTCAACTCGCCGGCCAATCCCCATGGCTATGCGTTCACGGAGACGGAATTGCGGGCGCTGGCGGATGTGGCGCGCCGTTACCGTCTGATTCTGCTTAGCGACGAGATATACGGGCAATTGCAATTCAATGGCGGCCACCAGTCGATTTCCCGCTACTACCCGGAAGGCACCATAGTCAGTGGCGGTTTGAGTAAATGGTGCGGCGCCGGCGGCTGGCGGCTGGGCGTCTTCGCCTTTCCGGAGACCTTGCAGTGGTTGCGTCGTGCGATGGCCACCGTGGCCAGTGAAACCTATACCTCGGTGTCGGCGCCGATCCAGTACGCGGCGGTGACGGCGTTTCAGGGCGGGATGGCCATGGACGGTTACCTGCATCAATCCCGCCGGATTCTGGCCGCTCTGGCCGAGCACCACGTCGATCTTTTAAGAGGCGCCGGTGTGCCGATGGCCTCCACCGATGGCGCTTTTTACCTGTTTCCGGACCTGTCGCCACTGACCGATACCCTGCGCCGACGTGGCATCGAGGGCAGCGTGGAATTGTGCGCGTCGTTGTTGGAGGACACCGGCGTGGCCACCTTGCCGGGAGAGGCGTTCGGCAGGCCGCCTTCGGAGCCGAGTCTGCGGCTGGCGTTCGTGGATTTCGACGGGGGGCAGGCCCTGGAGGCGGCGGCCGGGCTGGAGGGGCCCCTCGAGGATGCCTTTTTGCGCCGTTATTGCGGCCGTTGTGTTACCGCCATGGAAAAATTGGCGAACTGGATTGCCGCCTAG